A segment of the Cohnella algarum genome:
TAATGCGGCCATTCCCGCCCCATCTCGAGGCAAAGGAGCCAATTCAATGAGAAAATCGCCGGCAGACCGCACGTACTATTCGCTGGTCTATCTGATGACCGTTGCGGCCGTCATCGCCACGCTTTATCCGTTCCTGTACGTGCTCAGCGTTTCGTTCAGCTCTGTAAGCGCTATTGACAAACAGCAAGTGTGGCTGTTTCCGGTCGACTTCACGTTTGACGGCTACAAAATGGTGCTGCAGTACAAGGAAATCTGGACTTCCTACTACAACACGATCTGGTACACCGTCGTCGGCACGGCGCTGAACCTGTTCGCCACGTGCCTGGCGGCTTTCCCGCTGTCCCGCGCCAAGTTCTTTTTGCGGCGCAAGCTCAATTTTTTCATCGCGTTCACGATGTACTTTTCCGGCGGCCTCATCCCGGCGTACATGCTCATCACCTCGCTCGGCTTGTACAATACCCGTTGGGTGATGGTGCTTCCCGTGCTCGTCTCGACGTTTAACGTCATGATCTGCCGCTCGGCGTTCGAGAGCATTCCGGGCGAAATATTCGAGAGCGCCAGTCTGGACGGGGCCAACGACCTGACGATTTTGTACCGGATCGCGGTTCCGATCATCAAGCCGACGCTGGCGGTGCTCGGGCTCTATTATGCCGTGTTCCACTGGAACAACTTCTTTAGCGCGTTGTTGTATTTAGGCAACCAGGAGC
Coding sequences within it:
- a CDS encoding carbohydrate ABC transporter permease is translated as MRKSPADRTYYSLVYLMTVAAVIATLYPFLYVLSVSFSSVSAIDKQQVWLFPVDFTFDGYKMVLQYKEIWTSYYNTIWYTVVGTALNLFATCLAAFPLSRAKFFLRRKLNFFIAFTMYFSGGLIPAYMLITSLGLYNTRWVMVLPVLVSTFNVMICRSAFESIPGEIFESASLDGANDLTILYRIAVPIIKPTLAVLGLYYAVFHWNNFFSALLYLGNQELQPLQIFLRRVLVMASPEIMQKMGGGTSTSALAVSTLQVRYVSIVVSIVPIVMIYPFIQRYFVKGITLGAVKG